The Gemmatimonadota bacterium genome contains the following window.
GTCTCGTCCGGCCGCAGCGCCGGGACCGGCCCCACCCGCACCGCCTCGAGCAGCCGCTGCCGCCTCACCGTCTTTCGGACGCCGTCCCGCACCAGATTGGTTGCCACCGTGAAGAGCCACGGCTTGGCTTCATCTTCCGGCAGCGGCTGGCGCAGCAGGCGCAGAAATGCCTCCTGCGCCAGATCGGCCGCCACATCTTCGTCGCCGGTCAACCGATGGAGGTAGCGGAACAGCGACGGGTAGACCCGGCGGAAGAACGGTTCGAACTCCACGTCGCTCCGGACCCAGAGGCGCCTACCGAGAGAACGCGCGGGCACAGGACCTTGTGACAAGAACCGGCTCCCCCTGGAGTGTCGTCGTAGCCGGGAACAGTGGCCGCGGAGCGCAGGGCGCGTACTCAGGAAAGTCCCTGCAGCAGACGCCTGTACCACTGCCGGCCGGCAGCATGCGGTGCCAGCCACCAGGCCATACACCGGAGCCGCACGGTTTGTTTGCCGCCGCACCGGCGCTGCGCACGCACAGCCGCATGCGCTTGCGCGTCGGGGTGAGCGCCGCAGCGCCCCGTCCGCCGGTCCCCCCATCGGGCGGCGGGGTCCGGCGCGGCCCCCGGCCGCCGCGCCGGATGAACTCGCCCGCTGCCCGGCTACTCGACTCCGCTCGTGCCGGCCGGTGCGCGGCTGACGAGGCGCCGGAGGCCGCGCAGCCGGCTTAGCAGTCCCGGCCCGTGCAGCAGCTCGACGAGGGCGAGGGCGCGAGTGCGGCCCCAGCGCCGGAGCGGGTAGCTGGGGAGCTCGAATTTCCAACCGATCCGGCTCACGAGCACGGCGCGAGTGCGGCTCATCTCGCGCAA
Protein-coding sequences here:
- a CDS encoding sigma-70 family RNA polymerase sigma factor, which encodes MEFEPFFRRVYPSLFRYLHRLTGDEDVAADLAQEAFLRLLRQPLPEDEAKPWLFTVATNLVRDGVRKTVRRQRLLEAVRVGPVPALRPDETMERDEEIRAVRSALLQLPARDREILLMREEGFKYGDIARAVGVASSSVGTLLARAVRRFSEAYRAQGDGHAPPG